GGATGGATGCTGACGACCGGTTCGGGCTCGAGCGCGTCGAGCACGCTGGCGTTGCGCGTCATCGAGCCGGTGTGCCAGTGCTCGAGCTGCCGGCCGGTGGTGAAGATGAACGGGTACGCGTTGTCGGGCAGCTCGTCGGCGTGCGTGAAGGCGGCCGGATAGAACAAGCCGCGACCGCCCTTGCGCGGGAACTGCTCGGTGAAGATCACCGGCTCGCCGGGATCGCCTTCGTGCTCGAGCGGATACGTCAGCGAGCCTTCGGCGTCGAGCCGTTCCCAGGTGATGCCGGCCATGCTCGGCGTCGCCGCGCGAATCTCCTCGAACACCGCGCGCGCGTCGGGGTACTGCCAGTTCAGCCCGAGGCGGCGCGCGATCTCCTGGATCAGCTCGAGGTCCTGGCGCGCCCGGCCGGGCGGATCGATCGCCTTGCGGCCGAGCTGCACGCGGCGATCGGTGTTGGTGAACGTCCCGGTCTTCTCGGGAAACGCCGAGGCGGGCAGGATGACGTCGGCGTAGCTGGCCGTCTCGGTGAAGAAGATGTCCTGCACCACCAGGTGCTCGAGCATCGCCATCGCTTCGCGCGCGTGCTGCACGTTGGGGTCCGACATGGCCGGGTTCTCGCCCATGATGTACATCCCGCGGATCGTGCCGTGATGGACCGCGTCCATGATCTCGGTGACGGTCAACCCGGCCTTCGGATCGAGCGGCGTTCCCCACAACGCTTCGAACTTCGCCCGCGCGTCGGGATTGTCGACGCGCTGATAGTCCGGGAACATCATCGGGATCAGCCCGACGTCAGAGGCGCCTTGCACGTTGTTCTGCCCGCGCAGCGGGTGCAGCCCGGTACCCGGCCGGCCGATCTGGCCGGTCATGAGCGCCAGCGAGATGAGGCAGCGCGCGTTGTCGGTGCCGTGGACGTGCTGCGAGATCCCCATCCCCCAGAAGATCATCGCCCCCTTCGCCGTCGCGTACAGGCGCGCGACCTCGCGCACGGTTCGGGCGTCGATGCCGGTGATCGCGGCGGTCTTCTCGGGCGCGTAGTCGGCGACGTTCTCGACCAGCGCTTCGTAGTTCTCGGTGCGCTCGCGGATGAAGCGCTCGTCGACCAGCCCCTCCTCGACGATGACGTGCATGATCGAGTTGAGCAGCGCGACGTCGGTGTCGCCGTTGAACTGCAGGAAGTAGGTCGCGTGGCGCGCCAGGTCGCTGCGGCGCGGGTCCATCAGGATCAGCTTGGTGCCGTGCTTGGCCGCGTTCTTCATGAAGGTCGCCGCGACCGGATGGTTGACGGTCGGATTGGCGCCGATGACGATCGCGACTTCCGCCAGCGCGACGTCCTCGACCTGATTCGAGACCGCGCCCGAACCGACGTCCTCCAACAGCGCGGCCACCGACGAGGCGTGGCACAAGCGCGTGCAATGGTCGACGTTGTTGGTGCCGAAGCCGACCCGGACCAGCTTCTGGAACAAGTACGCTTCTTCGTTCGAACCCTTGGCCGAGCCGAAACCCGCCAGCGCGCCGGGCCCGTGCTCGTCGCGAATCGCGCGCAGCGGTAAGCCGGCGCGGTCGAGGGCCTCCTCCCAGCTCGCTTCGCGGAAGAGCGTCATCATGTCGTCGGGATCGACCAGGTCGGCGCTCTTCGGCGCGTCGGCGCGCCGGATCAGCGGCACGGTGAGCCGTTTGGGGTTGTTGACGTAGTCGAAGCCGAAGCGGCCCTTGACGCACAAGCGGCTCGCGTTCGAGGGACCGTCGCGGCCCTCGACCGAGATGATCTTCCCGTCCTTGACGTTGTACGTCAGCAAACAGCCGACGCCGCAGTACGGGCACGCCGAATCGACCTGCGCGTCGGGAACGACGTTGTAGGCGCCGTTGGCGGGCGCCA
The window above is part of the Candidatus Sulfotelmatobacter sp. genome. Proteins encoded here:
- the fdhF gene encoding formate dehydrogenase subunit alpha, with amino-acid sequence MAITPQQIDQARNAAMNGEVAATNGAPDVSFTLNGAPIVARADETILQAADRHGVSIPRLCYKDGYRPDGNCRVCMVEIEGERVLAPSCCRRPSEGMKVQSTSERAVRSQKMVTELLLTDQPAATSPYKRDSELDHWAALLGASAGRYPQRAQWQPDLSHPAMAVHLDACIQCGRCVRACREEQVNDVIGWGGRGEHAKIVFDFDDPMGGSSCVACGECVQACPTGALAPANGAYNVVPDAQVDSACPYCGVGCLLTYNVKDGKIISVEGRDGPSNASRLCVKGRFGFDYVNNPKRLTVPLIRRADAPKSADLVDPDDMMTLFREASWEEALDRAGLPLRAIRDEHGPGALAGFGSAKGSNEEAYLFQKLVRVGFGTNNVDHCTRLCHASSVAALLEDVGSGAVSNQVEDVALAEVAIVIGANPTVNHPVAATFMKNAAKHGTKLILMDPRRSDLARHATYFLQFNGDTDVALLNSIMHVIVEEGLVDERFIRERTENYEALVENVADYAPEKTAAITGIDARTVREVARLYATAKGAMIFWGMGISQHVHGTDNARCLISLALMTGQIGRPGTGLHPLRGQNNVQGASDVGLIPMMFPDYQRVDNPDARAKFEALWGTPLDPKAGLTVTEIMDAVHHGTIRGMYIMGENPAMSDPNVQHAREAMAMLEHLVVQDIFFTETASYADVILPASAFPEKTGTFTNTDRRVQLGRKAIDPPGRARQDLELIQEIARRLGLNWQYPDARAVFEEIRAATPSMAGITWERLDAEGSLTYPLEHEGDPGEPVIFTEQFPRKGGRGLFYPAAFTHADELPDNAYPFIFTTGRQLEHWHTGSMTRNASVLDALEPEPVVSIHPDDLAALGVEPGGLITLSSRRGSLTAHGRADFGMQRGVLFMPFAYNEAAANLLTNDAIDPFGKIPEFKFCAVQLSKGERIPARI